A region from the Diadema setosum chromosome 17, eeDiaSeto1, whole genome shotgun sequence genome encodes:
- the LOC140240497 gene encoding solute carrier family 35 member G1-like yields MAESLRGGQETMGDWTDPDMNSVLVLHRRSRGGGGAGAGLDNEAFEGDTASEDVHGETKSTNSALQQTDKSQQRKDMLLKQRGIWFTVLSALVIAFSGMTVKQLEGSVSANEIAFTRFAIQLIICVPIIVFQRPSLKYSQAAYFLLLLRAILGSTNTIIIFYTYQIMPVANAKAIQYSSPVFTGLLGWLLLKEKFSILDGVLGLVMLTGVFLVAQPTFLFDHSEQEDPESSSSILGALLSLLAAFLNSVIIIILRKLGLYGMTPMVMLTLYSSFGMCYTAVVTSATHQWSLPGCGLDRISIILNGICNFLSQVLFFIALKSQPAAKVTSIHSIDIMFAFIFEYFLFGTVPNYITIVGTALIVTGFFGITGIKSSPSEKRISDDKSDGCSVAASESDANSSNKQM; encoded by the coding sequence ATGGCTGAAAGTCTGCGTGGTGGGCAGGAGACGATGGGAGATTGgactgatcccgacatgaacaGTGTACTAGTCCTTCATCGGCGATctcgtggtggtggtggggcAGGAGCTGGCTTGGACAATGAAGCGTTTGAAGGCGACACAGCTTCTGAGGATGTGCATGGAGAAACAAAGAGCACCAACAGTGCACTGCAACAGACTGACAAATCGCAACAACGTAAGGACATGCTGTTAAAGCAAAGGGGCATCTGGTTTACTGTCTTGTCAGCCCTCGTCATAGCCTTTTCTGGAATGACCGTCAAGCAGCTGGAGGGATCAGTGTCAGCAAATGAGATAGCTTTCACCCGCTTTGCCATCCAGCTTATAATTTGTGTTCCTATCATAGTATTTCAAAGACCATCCCTCAAATATTCACAAGCGGCTTACTTCCTCTTACTCTTGCGCGCCATCCTCGGTTCCACCAACACAATTATCATTTTCTACACGTACCAAATCATGCCTGTGGCCAACGCGAAGGCGATACAATACTCCAGTCCCGTTTTCACCGGTCTCCTGGGTTGGCTTCTCCTGAAGGAGAAGTTTTCGATCCTGGACGGCGTCCTGGGCCTGGTGATGCTAACAGGAGTGTTTCTGGTGGCGCAGCCCACTTTCCTTTTTGACCACTCGGAGCAGGAGGATCCTGAGTCAAGTTCCAGCATCCTAGGCGCCTTGCTCAGTCTCCTGGCAGCTTTCTTAAActccgtcatcatcatcatcttacgGAAACTCGGCTTGTACGGCATGACCCCAATGGTCATGCTCACACTCTACTCCTCGTTCGGCATGTGCTACACCGCAGTAGTGACTTCCGCCACCCATCAATGGTCACTCCCTGGATGCGGCTTGGATCGCATCTCAATCATATTGAATGGCATTTGCAATTTCCTCTCGCAGGTTTTATTCTTCATAGCCCTCAAATCTCAACCGGCCGCAAAAGTAACATCAATCCATTCGATCGACATCATGTTTGCCTTTATCTTTGAATACTTTCTTTTTGGGACCGTCCCCAATTACATTACAATTGTAGGAACTGCTTTAATTGTGACAGGGTTCTTTGGCATTACTGGAATAAAGTCGTCTCCCTCAGAAAAGAGGATTTCTGACGACAAATCTGACGGGTGCAGCGTCGCCGCAAGTGAGAGTGACGCGAACTCAAGCAATAAGCAAAtgtaa
- the LOC140240498 gene encoding uncharacterized protein, with amino-acid sequence MGRPADDIIQIDFRESGDLTYYRDRVDLTVHCNVAPHSQPFPEINNYVIRRGSQTLLLSSSSTTYYTISPRPESQWRPPSNGIIDIEFDERLDGDDQAVVNISCQVTLGDQPDPPIHSYRIQVGNEVVSESSSSSIMLSPRPKRAFYTYCRDVTCRGSNDLGATTTVREYCPSDPPGQNIISLQFEEQKAGDKVNLLITCHIRPRDQTTSPIETYEILVNRESISLSRDPFVTLTSHPDKCLNITCKGRNRHGSTNSTDRFCYTGPPSDDTISIKFSDAPSFVEIECHVTPANQPVPAINSYEIKADNVSIVRSTTPYSRLAPRPRRCVEVSCTGTNGLGETTTIATYCPKEPPLSDVIDIQFLEHEHPPKCLDKFSEGSGDVVEGSGDFLDDNGSVTYGNDMVTHTNEMILYGNGTGIYRNGTVVQGNDPLTYRNDTVVLYGNGTFIYRNGTFVYVNGTVTDGNGAETYMYGNNDVANSNDTVNYGTFISVNGTVTYDNGVVTKEPGENVTADREIVESGFLLDENGEVSEDTGATTKSSSVLFEDNGEITEGNGEFLEDTDGVQECSGEVFQQIDVIITCHVTPNHQPFPPIDTYVIKTDNETISSSRSASVKLAPRPESCTNITCIGVNSYGTTTSVRTYCPKSKPSDDIIEVVFDEHLDNYGQPSVTVSCLVNETAQPYPPLRFDTIIGGVLLSKASSSPSFTISPRPASCTNITCRGENVMGSTTTVEEFCPRGNYDRHRGVLRQPSTSYALTAVLFVLAITVCVLYAGRRRFLCIKKIFGD; translated from the exons ATGG GACGTCCTGCAGATGACATCATACAGATTGACTTTCGAGAGTCTGGAGACCTCACTTACTACAGAGATCGAGTAGACTTAACCGTGCACTGTAATGTAGCCCCGCATAGCCAACCCTTCCCTGAAATCAATAACTACGTCATCAGAAGGGGCTCTCAAACACTGTTGTTGTCGTCAAGCTCTACAACCTACTACACCATATCGCCCCGCCCTGAgagccagtggc GTCCACCAAGCAATGGTATAATCGACATCGAGTTCGACGAGCGACTGGATGGTGATGACCAAGCCGTGGTCAACATTTCCTGTCAGGTGACTTTAGGGGATCAGCCTGACCCACCTATTCACAGCTATAGGATCCAAGTAGGCAACGAGGTGGTTTCAGAGTCGAGTTCCTCCTCAATCATGCTCTCGCCACGCCcaaaaagggctttttacactt aCTGCAGAGATGTCACTTGTAGGGGGTCAAATGACTTGGGTGCTACAACGACCGTGAGGGAATATTGTCCATCAG ATCCTCCCGGCCAAAATATAATATCACTTCAATTCGAGGAGCAGAAAGCTGGGGACAAGGTCAACCTCTTGATCACGTGTCACATCAGACCACGTGACCAAACGACATCTCCAATCGAGACGTATGAAATCCTCGTTAATAGAGAAAGTATTTCTCTTTCACGTGATCCTTTCGTAACTCTAACATCTCATCCTGACAAATGTCTTAACATCACGTGTAAAGGAAGAAATAGACATGGGTCAACGAATTCAACTGACCGTTTCTGTTACACAG GTCCTCCCTCTGATGACACAATATCCATCAAGTTCAGTGATGCGCCGTCATTCGTAGAAATCGAATGTCACGTGACTCCAGCGAACCAACCGGTTCCCGCCATTAATTCATACGAAATCAAAGCTGATAATGTCTCAATCGTCAGATCGACTACCCCCTATAGTCGCCTTGCCCCGCGACCTCGTCGGTGCGTCGAAGTGTCATGTACCGGAACCAATGGGCTTGGGGAGACCACGACTATAGCCACCTATTGCCCTAAAG AACCTCCTTTAAGCGACGTCATAGACATTCAGTTCCTGGAGCATGAGCATCCACCAAAATGTCTTGACAAATTTTCAGAGGGAAGTGGTGATGTGGTAGAGGGAAGTGGTGACTTCTTAGACGACAATGGGTCGGTTACTTACGGCAATGATATGGTAACTCACACCAATGAAATGATCTTATACGGCAATGGCACCGGCATCTACAGAAATGGAACAGTCGTCCAAGGCAATGACCCGCTGACATACAGGAATGATACTGTAGTATTATACGGCAACGGTACATTCATCTACCGGAATGGTACATTCGTTTATGTAAATGGAACAGTGACAGACGGCAATGGAGcggaaacatacatgtatggcaATAACGATGTCGCCAACAGCAACGACACGGTAAATTATGGTACATTCATCTCCGTCAATGGCACTGTTACATACGACAACGGTGTAGTCACgaaag AACCCGGAGAAAATGTGACGGCAGACCGCGAAATCGTAGAATCAGGATTTCTCTTGGATGAAAATGGTGAAGTAAGTGAAGATACAGGTGCCACTACAAAGAGTAGCAGTGTGCTTTTCGAAGACAATGGCGAGATTACGGAGGGCAATGGAGAGTTTTTAGAAGACACTGATGGAGTCCAAGAATGTAGCGGAGAAGTGTTTCAACAAATTGACGTCATAATAACCTGTCACGTGACACCTAATCACCAACCATTCCCTCCTATCGACACTTACGTCATCAAGACAGATAATGAAACGATTTCTTCGTCACGCTCAGCATCCGTGAAATTGGCACCCCGACCTGAATCGTGCACGAACATTACGTGCATTGGAGTGAACAGTTACGGAACCACAACGTCTGTGAGGACCTACTGCCCAAAAT CTAAGCCATCCGATGACATCATCGAAGTCGTGTTCGACGAGCATTTGGACAACTACGGTCAACCCTCTGTCACCGTGTCATGCCTCGTGAATGAAACCGCCCAACCCTATCCACCTCTTCGCTTTGACACCATCATTGGGGGTGTGCTTCTCTCGAAAGCAAGCTCTTCGCCATCCTTTACGATATCGCCACGCCCTGCAAGCTGCACGAATATCACCTGCCGAGGAGAAAATGTCATGGGATCAACGACGACCGTGGAAGAATTTTGCCCAAGAG GAAATTATGACCGTCATCGAGGAGTTCTTCGACAACCATCGACATCGTACGCACTGACAGCTGTTCTCTTCGTCCTCGCCATCACCGTGTGCGTCTTGTATGCAGGACGACGGCGTTTTCTTTGTATAAAAAAG atTTTCGGCGATTAA